The window CCACCGGCACCCCGGTTTGCAATAGCTTCCCCAACCACTTCTGGGAGTAGGGTTTAGTCCAGGAATTTGCTGGCCTTGCCTCCATTCCTTAATTTCAGGCATGGCAAGAATTCTTATCCAGTTTGCCCACCCGGCACTGGAAAAATCAAGGGTCCACAAACAATTGTTGCGGCATATCCCTCAACACCCTGACATTTATGTGAATGACCTTTACGAGCGGTATCCGGACTTCAACATAGATATTACCAGGGAACAGCAGCTGCTACTCAAATATGATATCATCGTTTTGCAACATCCATTTTACTGGTATAGCTCCCCTGCGATCATCAAGCAATGGCAGGACCTGGTATTGGAGCATGGATGGGCCTATGGCAGCCAGGGCAATGCGCTGAAAGGAAAGGTATTGCTCAATGCCATCAGTG is drawn from Flavihumibacter rivuli and contains these coding sequences:
- a CDS encoding NAD(P)H-dependent oxidoreductase; this encodes MARILIQFAHPALEKSRVHKQLLRHIPQHPDIYVNDLYERYPDFNIDITREQQLLLKYDIIVLQHPFYWYSSPAIIKQWQDLVLEHGWAYGSQGNALKGKVLLNAISAGGSFEVYRPEGRNRHTIPEFLYPFEQTARLCHMEYWPPFAIHGTHRLQEADISLYALQYEQLLLAMANDRVSPSELATCHYLNDLVPIPSTIQS